Proteins from a genomic interval of Geotrypetes seraphini chromosome 7, aGeoSer1.1, whole genome shotgun sequence:
- the OIP5 gene encoding protein Mis18-beta, whose protein sequence is MLCRDKRKVRCVEDVCGLTAVCNPVRERCEILSNSSFDSTTCRGVGLDELVVFQCRQCNAVLGDSLQLCRGGEQLGAVSCIRVTDEVVCEDCLVIDYEGPLNGCSYHVLHCRSCTMKVGFSLFSAFASVAHLRELFCFLKQNISCYILKTKTTVPASDLNFDISSLQEDIDKLKQRLVKAHNSMELLTQRLEELIISRTEAA, encoded by the exons ATGCTTTGCAGGGATAAGCGAAAGGTGCGCTGTGTTGAGGATGTTTGTGGGCTTACGGCGGTTTGCAACCCGGTGCGGGAAAGATGTGAGATTTTGAGTAATAGTAGCTTTGATTCGACGACGTGTCGAGGAGTCGGGCTCGACGAGCTGGTCGTGTTTCAATGCAGGCAGTGTAACGCAGTGCTGGGAGACTCTCTGCAGCTGTGCCGGGGTGGTGAGCAACTTGGAGCTGTCAGCTGTATCC GTGTTACTGATGAAGTTGTTTGCGAAGATTGTCTTGTGATTGATTATGAGGGGCCTCTGAATGGATG CTCATATCACGTGCTCCACTGTCGTTCGTGTACAATGAAAGTAGGATTTAGCCTTTTCTCTGCATTTGCATCTGTTGCTCACCTTCGAGAACTTTTTTGCTTTTTAAAGCAGAACATCTCCTG TTATATCCTTAAAACAAAAACTACAGTACCAGCCTCTGATTTGAATTTTGATATTTCAAGTCTTCAAGAAGATATAGATAAG CTTAAACAACGCCTGGTAAAGGCCCATAATAGCATGGAACTTCTGACACAGAGACTGGAAGAATTAATAATAAGCAGGACAGAAGCTGCCTAA